One part of the Microbulbifer sp. THAF38 genome encodes these proteins:
- a CDS encoding potassium transporter Kup, which translates to MKSKERGSKGKWFLSLAALGVVFGDIGTSPLYAVKLIFHSRYGIPLTEANILGGISAIFWALIVIVTIKYVTLVMRLDNRGEGGIMALMTLAMEASKGRKYLQWFVVTAGICGAALFFGDAVLTPAISVLSAIEGLEVGNQTHKILVVPIAIGVLISLFFVQRYGTSTVGALFGPVTALWFLTLLVAGISSIISNPQVLQAINPAHALKFLTTHGFSSFVVLGAVLLVFTGAEALYTDMGHFGRSPIRMAWLGLVFPALFLNYMGQGALLMSDPNAVDNPFYRMFPSWGLYPVIVLATAATVIASQACITGSFSMAKQAMQLGFLPRLALRHTSAHLEGQIFMPGVNRLLMLLVIGAVVGFGSSTNLASAYGVSVSGAMFISTCLAAVVYRIQMKYHLLLCISVATFFICIDLSFFSSSLLKISHGGWFPLGLGAIACISMFTWRDGKEVLAQHLQRQEFKLEPYLAALLKKKPIRVPGTAVFLISRQLYAPHALIYNLKHNKVLHEKLLFITVSFVNTPRVMPGNRYILSEVGENSFYLLLRYGYIEQPDIWKVLKRIRSKRELDIEPNKASYFLTRQTIIPTKQEDSHMFLWRERLFAAMFRNASSAVEYYRIPASRVIIMGEKIRI; encoded by the coding sequence ATGAAGAGCAAAGAGAGGGGCAGCAAGGGAAAGTGGTTTCTATCGCTCGCCGCGCTTGGGGTGGTTTTTGGGGATATTGGTACCAGCCCTCTTTACGCGGTTAAGCTGATCTTTCACTCGCGATACGGTATCCCATTGACCGAAGCCAATATCCTGGGCGGGATATCTGCAATCTTCTGGGCTCTGATCGTGATAGTGACCATCAAATATGTCACCTTGGTAATGCGTTTGGATAATCGCGGTGAAGGCGGCATCATGGCTCTGATGACGCTGGCAATGGAGGCCTCAAAAGGACGCAAGTATCTGCAGTGGTTTGTGGTCACCGCCGGCATCTGCGGTGCTGCCCTGTTCTTTGGTGATGCCGTGCTAACCCCGGCAATCTCTGTACTTTCAGCCATTGAAGGGCTTGAGGTGGGCAACCAGACACACAAAATCCTGGTTGTACCAATTGCCATAGGCGTATTAATCAGTCTCTTTTTTGTACAACGTTACGGCACATCAACTGTTGGTGCCCTATTCGGGCCAGTTACCGCCCTGTGGTTCCTCACCCTGCTGGTGGCTGGAATTTCCAGCATTATCAGCAACCCCCAGGTTCTTCAGGCCATAAACCCGGCGCACGCCTTGAAATTCCTAACCACCCACGGATTTAGCTCTTTTGTGGTACTCGGTGCCGTTCTGCTGGTTTTTACCGGGGCCGAAGCGCTTTATACCGATATGGGACATTTCGGTCGCTCTCCTATCAGGATGGCCTGGCTCGGATTGGTATTTCCTGCTCTATTTCTGAACTATATGGGGCAAGGGGCGTTGTTAATGAGTGATCCGAATGCGGTGGACAATCCCTTCTACCGCATGTTTCCCAGCTGGGGGCTTTACCCGGTGATTGTGCTCGCCACCGCCGCTACAGTCATAGCCTCTCAGGCCTGTATTACCGGTAGTTTTTCTATGGCCAAACAGGCCATGCAACTGGGCTTCCTGCCCCGCCTTGCCCTCAGGCATACCTCTGCGCACTTGGAAGGGCAAATTTTTATGCCGGGAGTCAACAGGCTGCTTATGCTGTTAGTTATTGGCGCAGTAGTGGGTTTCGGCTCCTCGACCAACCTGGCCAGCGCCTACGGCGTTTCTGTAAGTGGTGCCATGTTTATAAGTACCTGTCTAGCCGCAGTCGTTTACCGCATCCAAATGAAATATCACCTACTGTTGTGCATCTCCGTTGCAACCTTCTTTATCTGTATCGATCTGTCATTCTTCTCTTCCAGCCTGCTGAAAATCAGCCATGGGGGCTGGTTCCCGCTGGGCCTGGGCGCAATAGCGTGTATTTCCATGTTCACCTGGAGGGATGGCAAGGAAGTATTGGCGCAACATCTTCAGCGGCAGGAGTTTAAACTGGAACCCTATTTGGCGGCTCTATTGAAGAAAAAACCGATAAGGGTGCCTGGAACTGCAGTGTTTCTTATCTCCAGACAGCTATATGCCCCTCACGCCCTGATCTATAACCTGAAGCACAATAAAGTTTTGCACGAAAAGTTACTGTTTATTACCGTATCTTTTGTAAACACCCCACGGGTGATGCCCGGTAACCGGTACATTCTCAGCGAAGTTGGAGAAAACAGTTTTTACTTGCTCCTACGTTATGGCTATATAGAGCAACCGGATATCTGGAAGGTTCTCAAAAGGATACGTTCAAAAAGAGAGTTGGATATCGAGCCGAATAAGGCCTCATATTTTTTAACCCGGCAGACCATCATCCCCACCAAACAAGAAGACAGTCACATGTTTCTCTGGCGGGAGCGACTCTTTGCTGCCATGTTTCGCAATGCTAGTAGTGCCGTGGAGTATTACCGGATTCCTGCAAGTCGAGTGATTATCATGGGCGAAAAAATTAGAATATAA
- a CDS encoding class D beta-lactamase — protein MKVIVFFALFVSSLAWSSQDIKCGKSCTFVLKNHKEASYSVVNESRADVRLTPFSTFKVPNTLIALDAGVVRSLVQELTYDHLKYPAQRWWPSIWYDKPLPIRAAFQNSAVPIYRQLAIQVGEERMSQYLTKFNYGNKDISSGLDKFWLNGSLKISAKEQVDFLQKLFSGSLPVSEETLSLFKAVMLVEETDSYKLYAKTGGGQISDNFALGWYVGVVETENNMYFFAANIDGKSFAEIQTKRIRFARQHLSRLGAI, from the coding sequence TTGAAAGTAATCGTGTTCTTCGCTCTTTTTGTGAGCAGTCTTGCCTGGTCTTCACAAGATATTAAATGTGGCAAATCATGCACATTTGTTCTTAAGAATCATAAAGAGGCCTCCTACTCAGTTGTCAATGAAAGTAGGGCAGATGTCAGGCTTACCCCTTTCTCAACATTCAAGGTGCCGAATACCCTGATTGCTCTGGATGCTGGAGTGGTTCGTAGTCTTGTTCAAGAATTAACCTATGACCACTTGAAGTATCCAGCGCAAAGATGGTGGCCCAGTATTTGGTATGACAAGCCACTCCCCATCCGGGCGGCATTCCAGAATTCCGCAGTGCCTATTTACCGTCAGTTAGCCATTCAAGTTGGCGAGGAGCGGATGAGTCAATATTTGACCAAATTCAATTACGGGAATAAAGATATTTCCTCGGGTTTGGATAAATTTTGGCTAAATGGCAGCTTAAAGATATCGGCCAAAGAACAGGTCGACTTCCTGCAAAAGTTGTTTTCCGGTTCATTGCCCGTTTCTGAGGAGACATTGTCTCTATTTAAAGCAGTGATGCTGGTAGAGGAAACGGATTCTTACAAACTCTATGCGAAGACCGGGGGCGGACAAATTTCCGATAATTTCGCTTTAGGCTGGTATGTTGGGGTAGTAGAAACTGAAAACAATATGTATTTCTTTGCCGCGAATATAGATGGTAAGAGCTTTGCAGAAATACAGACGAAGCGCATTAGATTTGCCCGACAGCATTTGTCCAGGCTTGGGGCCATTTAG
- a CDS encoding matrix metalloproteinase-11 — translation MDLVLHSGEGYIPLWKAGVTLRWKFDEESLRYFKNPDEVKDYIRVLLGEALLKWGDASPVKFNENPNVWDFKIRVEPVENCSVAGCTLARAFFPNPGRNELVLFPTMFEQSLKEQVDTMIHELGHIFGLRHFFADLKEEAWPSVIYGVHKPFSIMNYGENSELTEADKNDLKALYDSAWSKQLTEIDGTQIRFVKPYHEAIEQIPVSLEVSIG, via the coding sequence TTGGATTTGGTGTTACACAGTGGGGAGGGATACATTCCCCTTTGGAAAGCGGGTGTAACTCTAAGGTGGAAGTTTGATGAAGAATCTTTGCGGTATTTTAAAAACCCAGATGAAGTAAAAGACTATATTCGAGTTCTACTTGGAGAGGCCCTGTTAAAGTGGGGCGATGCTTCTCCGGTGAAATTTAACGAGAACCCAAATGTTTGGGACTTTAAAATCAGAGTGGAGCCTGTAGAAAATTGTAGTGTGGCAGGTTGTACATTAGCGCGCGCCTTTTTTCCTAATCCGGGGCGTAATGAACTGGTGCTCTTTCCCACCATGTTTGAACAAAGCTTGAAAGAGCAGGTTGATACTATGATTCACGAACTGGGCCATATATTTGGGCTAAGGCATTTCTTTGCTGATTTGAAAGAGGAAGCTTGGCCCAGTGTGATCTATGGTGTGCATAAGCCGTTCTCCATCATGAACTATGGTGAAAATAGTGAACTCACCGAAGCTGATAAGAATGATTTAAAAGCTCTTTATGATTCAGCCTGGTCTAAACAGCTTACTGAAATTGATGGGACACAAATTAGATTTGTTAAACCCTATCATGAGGCTATTGAACAGATACCCGTTTCTCTTGAAGTTTCAATTGGGTGA
- a CDS encoding efflux RND transporter permease subunit: MIESILRFSIERRYFVLSLIFVLVGLGVWSYQKLPIDAVPDITNVQVQINTEAPGYSPLEAEQRITYPVEAALAGLPDLEYTRSLSRYGLSQVTAVFKEGTDLYFARNLINSRLGTIKSNLPPELEPEMGPIATGLGEIFMYTVEALPGANQANGQPYDATALREIQDWIIKPQLALVPGVTEVNTIGGFNKQYHVTPDPRQMLNFSVSMEDIAEALSRNNESRGAGYLENNGRQLLVRSPGQLRNIAEIEDVVITSRAGVPVKISDVAEVAIGKELRTGAATRDGEETVLGTAMMLVGKNSREVARDVAEALERVKSTVPEGIKVEAVYDRTTLVDKAIATVQKNLIEGALLVIAVLFLLLGNIRAAFITAAVIPLSMLATFFGMVQTGVSANLMSLGALDFGLIVDGAVIIVENAIRRLAEAQHRKGGKLPLHERLELVFQATNEVIRPSLFGVLIITVVYIPLFTLTGVEGKMFHPMAATVVMALLAALVLSLTVVPAAVAVFLTGKISEKENKVIVATKSLYKPLLIAAMKVRWLVLSGALALVLFCSWLATTLGSEFIPQLNEGDIALHALRIPGTGLEQSVEMQRLLEQRIKEFPQVDKVFAKIGTPEVATDPMPPNVADNFVILKPRDQWPDSKLPQEQLVAEIEEAVRQLPGNNYEFTQPIQMRFNELISGVRADLGIKVFGDDLDQLVAFSNEILSVLNGIEGVADARVEQVEGLPVLSVVPKRIALARYGIDLQTLQDLVSTAIGGEEAGLIYEGDRRFRLVVRLPEGLRRDYENLGDLPIPLPANSQLGSYVPLSEVASLEMAPAPNQISRENGKRRVVVTANVRDRDLGSFVEEAKARIEQQVSLPAGYWLAYGGTFEQLESASTRLSIVVPLTLLVILGLLVMAFGSFKDALIIFTGVPLALTGGVLALWLRGMPLSISSGVGFIALSGVAVLNGLVMLSFIRQLRQQGGELITSIVDGAMIRLRPVLMTALVASLGFVPMALNVGTGAEVQRPLATVVIGGIISSTLLTLFVLPLLYRIVHGRDEANRDTTIAE, translated from the coding sequence ATGATTGAAAGCATCCTGCGCTTCTCTATTGAGCGGCGCTACTTCGTGCTGTCCCTGATCTTTGTATTGGTGGGACTGGGTGTCTGGAGTTATCAGAAACTCCCGATCGATGCAGTCCCCGATATCACCAATGTACAGGTGCAGATTAATACCGAGGCTCCCGGCTATTCGCCTTTAGAGGCTGAACAGCGGATCACCTACCCTGTCGAGGCCGCACTCGCCGGCTTACCGGATCTGGAATATACCCGCTCCCTTTCCCGCTATGGGCTTTCCCAGGTAACAGCGGTTTTTAAGGAGGGCACAGACCTTTATTTTGCCCGCAATTTAATCAATAGCCGGCTCGGGACCATTAAGAGCAATCTACCACCGGAGCTGGAACCCGAAATGGGTCCCATCGCTACCGGGCTCGGTGAGATCTTTATGTATACGGTGGAGGCTCTACCCGGTGCTAATCAGGCGAACGGGCAGCCTTACGATGCCACTGCCTTGCGGGAAATCCAGGACTGGATCATCAAGCCGCAATTGGCCCTGGTGCCAGGCGTGACGGAAGTGAATACCATCGGTGGTTTCAACAAGCAGTATCACGTAACCCCAGACCCACGCCAGATGCTCAACTTCAGCGTATCCATGGAAGATATTGCCGAAGCCCTAAGCCGCAATAACGAGAGTCGCGGTGCCGGCTATCTGGAGAATAACGGTCGCCAACTTTTGGTGCGCTCACCGGGACAGCTGCGAAATATCGCTGAAATCGAAGATGTCGTTATAACTAGTCGCGCCGGTGTGCCAGTAAAAATCTCTGACGTGGCCGAAGTGGCTATCGGCAAAGAGTTACGTACTGGTGCTGCTACTCGCGACGGTGAAGAGACTGTATTGGGTACCGCCATGATGCTGGTGGGGAAAAATTCCCGCGAAGTTGCCCGCGATGTGGCGGAGGCATTGGAGCGGGTGAAATCCACCGTGCCTGAAGGTATCAAGGTAGAGGCGGTTTACGATCGCACCACCCTGGTAGATAAAGCCATTGCTACCGTGCAGAAAAATCTTATCGAAGGTGCTCTGCTGGTGATCGCGGTATTGTTCCTTTTATTGGGGAATATTCGCGCAGCCTTTATTACCGCAGCGGTAATTCCGCTTTCCATGCTCGCTACCTTTTTCGGTATGGTGCAAACTGGTGTTTCAGCAAACCTAATGAGTCTCGGTGCCCTCGACTTCGGCCTGATTGTCGATGGGGCCGTAATAATCGTGGAGAATGCGATTCGCCGACTCGCCGAAGCACAGCATCGCAAAGGGGGCAAGCTGCCTCTGCATGAGCGTTTGGAGTTGGTATTCCAGGCGACCAACGAAGTGATTCGTCCAAGCTTGTTTGGTGTGCTGATTATTACTGTGGTGTATATCCCTTTGTTCACGCTTACCGGCGTGGAAGGCAAGATGTTCCACCCCATGGCCGCTACTGTGGTGATGGCCCTGCTGGCTGCGTTAGTGCTTTCATTGACTGTTGTTCCAGCAGCGGTAGCTGTTTTCCTCACTGGCAAAATCAGTGAGAAAGAAAATAAGGTGATTGTTGCCACCAAATCCCTATATAAACCACTGTTGATCGCGGCTATGAAGGTACGTTGGCTGGTGCTTTCCGGGGCGCTAGCACTGGTACTGTTCTGTAGCTGGCTTGCGACTACTTTGGGCTCCGAATTTATTCCGCAGCTTAACGAGGGGGATATAGCACTACACGCCTTGCGAATTCCCGGTACAGGCTTAGAACAATCGGTAGAAATGCAGCGATTGTTGGAGCAACGTATCAAGGAATTTCCACAGGTTGATAAAGTGTTCGCGAAAATTGGTACACCAGAAGTGGCGACAGATCCAATGCCACCCAATGTGGCCGATAATTTTGTGATCCTGAAACCCAGGGACCAATGGCCCGATTCGAAACTGCCCCAAGAGCAGTTGGTAGCAGAAATCGAGGAAGCCGTACGACAATTGCCGGGTAATAACTACGAGTTTACCCAGCCAATCCAGATGCGTTTTAACGAACTGATTTCTGGGGTACGTGCAGACTTGGGTATCAAGGTGTTCGGTGACGATCTGGATCAGCTGGTCGCTTTTTCCAATGAAATCTTAAGCGTATTAAATGGAATTGAAGGGGTTGCCGATGCGAGAGTAGAGCAGGTGGAGGGCCTTCCTGTGCTATCTGTTGTACCCAAGCGCATTGCGCTCGCCCGTTACGGTATCGACCTGCAAACCCTGCAGGATCTGGTCTCCACCGCCATTGGGGGGGAAGAGGCTGGATTGATTTATGAAGGTGATCGCCGCTTCCGGCTGGTGGTACGCCTGCCAGAGGGGTTGCGCAGGGACTACGAAAACCTCGGCGACCTGCCTATTCCTTTACCTGCTAACAGCCAGTTGGGCAGCTACGTTCCGCTATCAGAAGTGGCGAGTCTGGAAATGGCACCGGCCCCGAACCAGATCAGCCGGGAAAATGGCAAGCGCCGCGTGGTGGTAACAGCCAATGTGCGCGACCGTGATTTGGGGTCATTCGTTGAAGAGGCGAAGGCACGCATCGAACAACAGGTTTCCCTACCTGCAGGTTACTGGTTGGCTTATGGCGGTACCTTCGAACAGTTGGAATCCGCCAGTACTCGCCTGTCCATCGTGGTACCGCTAACGCTGTTGGTAATTCTTGGTTTACTGGTCATGGCCTTTGGTTCTTTTAAGGATGCCCTGATTATCTTTACTGGCGTCCCCTTGGCACTGACTGGGGGTGTTTTGGCCCTGTGGTTGCGGGGTATGCCCCTGTCGATTTCATCAGGGGTAGGCTTTATCGCACTTTCCGGTGTGGCGGTGTTAAACGGCCTGGTGATGCTCTCTTTTATCCGCCAACTGCGCCAGCAGGGTGGTGAGCTAATTACTTCAATTGTCGACGGTGCCATGATCCGCCTGCGCCCGGTGTTGATGACGGCATTGGTGGCCAGTCTCGGCTTTGTACCTATGGCCTTGAACGTTGGTACAGGGGCTGAAGTGCAGAGACCCCTTGCCACAGTAGTGATTGGGGGAATTATTTCTTCGACATTGTTGACGCTATTTGTATTACCGCTGCTGTATCGGATAGTGCATGGAAGAGATGAGGCTAATAGGGACACTACAATAGCCGAATAA
- a CDS encoding DUF1428 domain-containing protein: protein MSYVDGCVAAVPTAKKDAYIGYAKTAAELFKEQGALKVVESWGDDIPDGEVTSFPMAIKCTENETVVFSWAIWPSKEIRDAGWQALVDTSKNATRGKPNAV from the coding sequence ATGTCATATGTAGATGGTTGCGTGGCGGCAGTGCCTACTGCAAAGAAAGATGCTTATATAGGGTATGCAAAGACTGCTGCAGAACTATTTAAAGAGCAGGGTGCCTTGAAGGTTGTGGAAAGCTGGGGGGATGATATTCCTGATGGTGAAGTCACCTCCTTCCCTATGGCTATAAAATGTACAGAAAATGAAACTGTTGTATTCTCCTGGGCTATTTGGCCTTCAAAAGAGATTCGTGATGCTGGCTGGCAAGCTCTTGTGGATACATCCAAGAATGCTACCAGAGGAAAACCCAATGCCGTTTGA
- a CDS encoding S8 family serine peptidase: MNKKMFRLSAISAAVLLALTGCDSNSNSSSDPVAATPVASAPTPTPTPTPTPAPTPADQPPTASNVTISGVKQGISVSGELLGNDPDGDSLTYSFSEKDKTISSVDGVYTFSHGELSVNGNQFEYTSISGQDASITYTVTANGASASAKIEIIADIPPTANTVTIDGAKQWIPISVELLGNDEDGDELVYSFSENGVAVNEVDGIYTFSHGELKEEDGQFEYRSISGQDATITYTVTANDISTSATIDFLNVANDPLAYQQWHLRNTGQKSYALSEQMAQGLVDAGFYTPVEAAEALAEGEAEELVAGEDMNVAAAYAQGVTGAGVTAVVVDSGLEIRHEDLIDNVLVNRSLNLAVSANDRTDPTSLSNSGDHGTSVAGLIAAKGWNNIGSRGTSPDTGLIGMNYLGGDTIEQTELLIHGFPGSGISTSEEISAFNRSYGITWPAFIAYSALDEAIESYPNLMLRSGKGALNIKSNGNSFEDGNGREGSLCADNGANELGLTCYSTAFEPSQAHPYYLSVAAVNANGKHTSYSTAGASTMVSAPAGEYGRWAPAMVTTDQMTCINGYSGFNGGTISAWGGAYGEDFAASQFPFNYPGHPENVSCNYTSTFNGTSSAAPNASGVVSLILSANPELTWRDVRHILASTSTLIDAENEKVKLTLPDGSFFAHDGWVENAAGYNFNNLYGFGRVDAGAAVAKALDYSENLGEQIITEWKGLGSTAGEEALQATIPDNSAIGVTRKIEVTEDIIIEAMQFEFDIRNDDMGSFVNDNLLSSAGNDLALEVVSPSGTRSVLLSSKQALLEASWSSANGYSEGYILDGAVFLSNAFYGENARGTWTIKALDTGDTNFEFSDTEDLVILVNEETEEKPTGMINNPVESVLEGVSLRTFGRAAQ, from the coding sequence ATGAATAAAAAGATGTTTCGACTTTCTGCAATTTCGGCAGCTGTTCTATTAGCCTTAACGGGCTGTGATAGTAATAGTAACTCGTCGTCTGATCCTGTTGCTGCTACTCCTGTTGCTTCTGCTCCTACACCTACACCTACACCTACACCTACACCTGCCCCTACACCTGCAGATCAACCACCAACTGCTAGCAATGTAACAATCAGTGGTGTAAAGCAAGGAATTTCAGTATCTGGAGAACTATTGGGCAACGATCCTGATGGTGATTCTTTAACCTATAGCTTTTCAGAAAAAGATAAGACTATTAGTTCTGTTGATGGCGTTTATACATTTAGCCATGGTGAATTATCAGTAAATGGTAATCAGTTTGAATACACCTCAATTTCAGGACAAGACGCCTCTATTACTTATACCGTAACAGCTAATGGCGCTTCAGCCTCTGCTAAGATTGAAATCATCGCCGATATTCCTCCAACAGCGAACACTGTTACTATAGATGGTGCAAAGCAGTGGATACCGATATCTGTCGAGCTGCTGGGCAACGATGAAGATGGCGATGAGTTAGTCTATAGTTTTTCTGAGAATGGTGTGGCTGTTAATGAAGTTGACGGCATTTATACTTTTAGCCATGGGGAGCTTAAAGAAGAAGACGGTCAATTTGAATATAGATCAATCTCTGGACAAGATGCCACAATTACTTATACCGTAACAGCAAATGATATCTCAACATCTGCAACAATTGACTTCTTAAATGTTGCAAATGACCCACTAGCTTATCAGCAGTGGCACCTTCGCAATACAGGGCAAAAATCTTATGCATTAAGTGAGCAGATGGCTCAAGGATTGGTAGATGCTGGATTTTACACTCCCGTAGAAGCTGCCGAAGCACTTGCAGAAGGTGAAGCCGAGGAGCTTGTTGCCGGCGAAGATATGAATGTTGCAGCTGCTTATGCTCAGGGTGTAACTGGTGCAGGTGTAACAGCGGTTGTCGTAGACTCTGGTTTAGAAATTCGTCATGAAGACTTAATAGATAATGTACTAGTTAATCGCTCTCTCAATTTAGCTGTATCGGCAAACGACAGAACAGACCCAACCAGTCTTTCCAATAGCGGCGATCATGGTACTAGTGTCGCGGGCTTAATTGCTGCTAAAGGCTGGAACAATATAGGTAGCCGTGGCACATCCCCAGATACTGGGTTAATCGGCATGAATTATTTGGGCGGTGATACAATAGAGCAAACCGAACTGTTAATTCATGGGTTTCCGGGAAGTGGTATTTCTACAAGTGAGGAAATCTCAGCTTTTAATCGCAGCTACGGTATCACTTGGCCAGCTTTTATTGCTTACTCTGCTTTAGATGAAGCTATTGAATCTTACCCTAACCTTATGCTTCGTAGCGGCAAAGGTGCTTTGAACATTAAGTCTAACGGTAATTCTTTTGAAGATGGCAACGGTCGTGAAGGCTCTTTATGTGCTGATAATGGAGCTAATGAATTAGGTTTAACTTGTTACAGTACAGCGTTCGAGCCTAGCCAGGCCCACCCATACTACTTGAGTGTTGCAGCGGTGAACGCTAACGGTAAACATACTAGTTATTCAACAGCCGGCGCAAGCACAATGGTATCGGCTCCTGCGGGTGAGTATGGTCGCTGGGCGCCAGCGATGGTAACAACAGATCAAATGACCTGTATTAATGGTTATTCCGGCTTCAATGGTGGAACAATCAGCGCTTGGGGCGGTGCCTATGGCGAAGACTTTGCTGCCAGCCAGTTCCCGTTCAACTACCCTGGCCACCCAGAGAATGTGAGCTGCAACTATACATCAACTTTCAATGGGACATCTTCCGCTGCACCAAATGCATCAGGTGTTGTGTCTCTAATCTTATCCGCAAACCCAGAACTGACTTGGCGTGATGTTCGACACATTCTGGCTTCAACAAGTACTTTGATTGACGCTGAAAACGAAAAAGTTAAGCTCACACTTCCAGATGGCTCTTTCTTTGCCCATGACGGCTGGGTTGAAAATGCGGCAGGTTATAACTTTAATAACCTCTATGGCTTTGGCCGTGTTGATGCCGGCGCAGCTGTTGCTAAGGCTTTAGACTACTCAGAAAATCTTGGCGAGCAAATTATCACCGAATGGAAAGGTCTAGGCTCAACTGCTGGAGAAGAAGCCTTGCAGGCAACTATTCCAGACAACAGTGCAATTGGTGTAACCAGGAAAATCGAAGTAACAGAAGATATCATTATTGAAGCTATGCAATTCGAGTTTGATATCCGCAATGATGATATGGGGTCTTTTGTAAATGATAATCTACTATCCTCTGCAGGTAACGACCTGGCGCTTGAAGTAGTCTCTCCTTCAGGTACTAGAAGCGTTTTACTCTCCTCTAAGCAGGCATTACTGGAGGCTTCTTGGAGTTCTGCAAATGGGTATAGCGAAGGTTATATATTGGATGGTGCCGTATTCCTATCTAATGCGTTTTATGGTGAAAATGCTAGGGGAACTTGGACTATCAAGGCACTAGATACTGGTGACACCAACTTTGAATTTAGTGACACAGAAGATCTCGTTATTCTTGTAAATGAAGAGACAGAAGAGAAGCCGACAGGCATGATAAACAATCCCGTAGAAAGTGTTCTAGAGGGGGTATCATTAAGAACATTCGGTCGTGCTGCTCAATAA